The genomic stretch GACCTGGTTGACGCCCCAGGCGGGGACTTCCTTGGGCACGCCGGCGGCCATCGATGCCTGGCGCGCGGGGTTCTGGCCCTGGGCGGCGGTGAGGACCTGGCCGAGAATGACTTCGGAGACTTCGTCGCCGGTCACGCCGGCCTGGGCCAGCGCGGCCTCGATCGCGACGCGGCCCAGCTCGTGCGCGGGGGTGGCGGCGAATGCGCCGAGGAAGCTGCCGACGGGGGTGCGCTTGGCGGCGGTGATGACGACTTCGGTCATGGGTACGGAACTCCTGCGTGGTTCTGTTTGGCGGCTATCTAGTGCGCGATGCGGCGATTAGCCAGTCGCGCAGCGGCTCCCAGACTTCACGGCGCGCGCGCCCGCCGACGATCATCCCGACATGGCCCGAGGCGAGGCGGCGGCTGTCGGCGATGCGCGCGGCGCTGGCGGCGGGGACGATGCGGTCGGTGGTCGAGACGAAGGCGACGCTCGGGCAGGCGAGCCGGGCTGGGACGATGCGCGTGCCGTCGATCCACCATGCGCCGCGGCCTGGCCGATCGGCGGCGTAGAAGCGCTCGAACAATTGGCGCCCGGCGGCCAGGGTGAGCGGGGCCCCGCCATTCGCCCAATCCTCGAGCGCGACGAAGGAACGCGCGGCGTCGCTGTCGGGATCGAGTTTGCCGAAGCGCTCGAACTTGGCGATCGTGCGTCCCGGATCGAGCTGCCAGAACCCGGCCTGGAGCAGTTCCATCGGCACCAGCCCCAGCGCCTCGCAGGTCGGGCGGCCCGCCTCCCAATGCGCCGCGATTGCTGCGCGTGCGGGATCGCCATAGCGCGCGAACCGCCACGGCGCGGCGATCAGCGCCAGCCCCGCCACCGGGTGCAGCGCGGCGGCGGCGGTGGCGATCGTGCCGCCCAGGCAATAGCCCGCGAGCAGCGGCGGCTCGCCGAGCGAATCGAGCAGCGGCACCAGCAATCGGGCGACGTGGTCGTCGATGCTGTCGTCGCGATTTTCCGGGCCGGGCGCGCCCCAATCGACGAGCAGCGGGCGCACGCCCTGAGTCGAAAGCCATTGAAGCAGCGACTGGTTTTCGGCGAGGTCGAGGACGAAGGGCGGGTTGATCAGCGAGGGCACGAACACCACCGGGCGCCCGCTTCCGCCATAGTCGCGCAGCGTCGCGCGCCCGGCGCTGGCGATGGGGGGCGGGGGTACGCGCTCGGCCGGGCGCTGCGCCGACTGATAGGCGCGCAAGCCGGCAAGTGCCGCCTGGCGCCGTTCGGGCGATGCTGCGGTTTCGTTGCGCAGCAGTTCAAGAAACAGCGGCAGGGGCCTAGGCCCTTGTTGCGATGCGGTATGAAAGGATGTTAGGTGACCGTCAATCACGCGGGGGTTTCCATGAAGAAAGCAGCACCTGGTTCGGGTCCGGTCATCATCAAGAAGTACGCGAACCGCCGCCTCTATAACACCGAGACTTCGTCCTACATCACCCTGGACCACCTCGCCGCCATGACGCGCGAGGGGCGCGACTTCAAGGTCGTCGATGCGAAATCGGAGGAGGACATCACCCATAATGTCCTCACCCAGATCATCATGGAAGAGGAGCAGCGCGGCCAGACGATGCTGCCGGTGAATTTCCTGCGTCAGCTGATCGCGCTGTACGGCGATTCGATGCAGGCGATGGTGCCGGGCTATCTCGAAGCGTCGATGGAAAGCTTCCGCCGCAACCAGGAACAGTTCAAGTCCGCGGTCGAGGGCGCCTTCGCCAACTCGCCCTTCGCCGAGATCGCCAAGCGCAACATCGCGATGTTCGAAGCCGCCGCGACGGCGTTCAAGCCAGGCACGGTGCCGATGCCGGGGATGCCCGGGATGCCGGGAATGCCCGGCATGGGCACGACCCCGGCGGCCCCCGCTGCTGCGGAGGACAGCCCGACGGATGTGGCCGCGCTGAAGGCGGAACTGGCGCGGTTGCAGGACAAGATCGAGAAGCTGGCGAAGTAAGGGGCGGGGGGTGCTCTGACGCCGCTTGCTCGCGGCGTGTTATTATCGCAATACACTCGGGCACCCTATTGAGGAACCGCTTTGCCCGACCTCCGCAATTTCGCGCTCGTAGCCCTGTTCATCGCGATCTCGCCGCAAGCCGTCGCGATGGCGCCCGGCGAGAAGGCGGTAACGTCAAGCTACGAAAATGCGCCCTGCGCAGTGAAGGTTGCGCCCGAAGAGCGGATCGAATGCGGCGTGCTCACGGTCCCCGAGAACCGCAGGAAAGCCCGAACCCGCGCGATTCGATTGCCGGTAATGATCTTTCGAAGCACCGCCGCCGCCCCGGCAGCGGACCCGGTCGTCTATCTGCCGGGTGGTCCGGGGCTCAGCAGTATCGAAGGGCGATCGACCGGAAAGGGCAACCCGTTCCTTCTGGAGCGCGATAACATCCTTCTGGAAGGGCGGGGAAACCGCTTTGCCCAGCCCTCGCTCGACTGTCCCGAACTGCTCGCCCTGCGCGCAGCCGATGCGACGCTGGTGGCGCAAACTGCGGCTGCCGGGCGGTGTCGGGCGGTGTTGGTCGCATCGGGTATCGATCTGGATGGCTACACCTCGGCAGAAGCTGCGGACGACCTCGACGATCTGCGGAAGGTGCTCGGCATACGCCAGTGGAACCTGATCGGCTTCTCCTACGGCACGCGCCTCGCCCAGACCGTGGTGCAGCGTCACCCGGAGGGTGTGCGTAGCGTCGTGTTGGACTCGGT from Sphingomonas hengshuiensis encodes the following:
- the phaR gene encoding polyhydroxyalkanoate synthesis repressor PhaR; translation: MKKAAPGSGPVIIKKYANRRLYNTETSSYITLDHLAAMTREGRDFKVVDAKSEEDITHNVLTQIIMEEEQRGQTMLPVNFLRQLIALYGDSMQAMVPGYLEASMESFRRNQEQFKSAVEGAFANSPFAEIAKRNIAMFEAAATAFKPGTVPMPGMPGMPGMPGMGTTPAAPAAAEDSPTDVAALKAELARLQDKIEKLAK
- a CDS encoding alpha/beta fold hydrolase produces the protein MPLFLELLRNETAASPERRQAALAGLRAYQSAQRPAERVPPPPIASAGRATLRDYGGSGRPVVFVPSLINPPFVLDLAENQSLLQWLSTQGVRPLLVDWGAPGPENRDDSIDDHVARLLVPLLDSLGEPPLLAGYCLGGTIATAAAALHPVAGLALIAAPWRFARYGDPARAAIAAHWEAGRPTCEALGLVPMELLQAGFWQLDPGRTIAKFERFGKLDPDSDAARSFVALEDWANGGAPLTLAAGRQLFERFYAADRPGRGAWWIDGTRIVPARLACPSVAFVSTTDRIVPAASAARIADSRRLASGHVGMIVGGRARREVWEPLRDWLIAASRTR